From the genome of Oncorhynchus kisutch isolate 150728-3 unplaced genomic scaffold, Okis_V2 Okis09a-Okis19a_hom, whole genome shotgun sequence, one region includes:
- the LOC116360534 gene encoding loricrin-like, translating to MVTCTSLCYSGSSPGGSSPGGSSPGGSSPGVSLCYSVSSPGVSSPGGSSPGVSLCYSVSSPGGSSPGGSLCYSVSSPGGSLCYSVSSPGGSSPGGSLCYSVSSPGVSSPGVSLCYSVSSPGVSLCYSGSSPGGSLCYSVSSPGGSLCYSGSSPGGSLCYSVSSPGGSLCYSVSSPGGSSPGGSSPGVSLCYSVSSPGVSLCYSVSSPGGSSPGVSLCYSVSSPGGSSPGVSLCYSVSSPGGSSPGGSSPGGSSPSVSLCYSVSSPGVSSPGGSSPGVSLCYSVSSPGVSSPGVSSPGVSLCYSVSSPGVYSPGVSSPGVYSPGVSSPGVCSPVCLVQVCLVQLCLVQVCLVQVCV from the exons ATGGTCACATGTACGTCTCTGTGTTACAGTGGGTCTAGTCCAGGTGGGTCTAGTCCAGGTGGGTCTAGTCCAGGTGGGTCTAGtccaggtgtgtctctgtgttacagtgtgtctagtccaggtgtgtctagtccag gtgggtctagtccaggtgtgtctctgtgttacagtgtgtctagTCCAGGTGGGTCTAGTCCAGGTGGGtctctgtgttacagtgtgtctagtccaggtgggtctctgtgttacagtgtgtctagTCCAGGTGGGTCTAGTCCAGGTGGGtctctgtgttacagtgtgtctagtccaggtgtgtctagtccaggtgtgtctctgtgttacagtgtgtctagtccaggtgtgtctctgtgttacagtgGGTCTAGTCCAGGTGGGtctctgtgttacagtgtgtctagTCCAGGTGGGTCTCTGTGTTACAGTGGGTCTAGTCCAGGTGGGtctctgtgttacagtgtgtctagtccaggtgggtctctgtgttacagtgtgtctagTCCAGGTGGGTCTAGTCCAGGTGGGTCTAGtccaggtgtgtctctgtgttacagtgtgtctagtccag gtgtgtctctgtgttacagtgtgtctagtccag GTGGGTCTAGtccaggtgtgtctctgtgttacagtgtgtctagtccag gtgggtctagtccaggtgtgtctctgtgttacagtgtgtctagTCCAGGTGGGTCTAGTCCAGGTGGGTCTAGTCCAGGTGGGTCTAGTCcaagtgtgtctctgtgttacagtgtgtctagtccag gtgtgtctagtccag GTGGGTCTAGtccaggtgtgtctctgtgttacagtgtgtctagTCCAGGTGTGTCTAGTCCAGGTGTGTCTAGTCCAGGGgtgtctctgtgttacagtgtgtctagTCCAGGTGTATATAGTCCAGGTGTGTCTAGTCCAGGTGTATATAGTCCAGGTGTGTCTAGTCCAGGTGTGTGTAGTCCAG tgtgtctggTCCAGGTGTGTCTAGTCCAGCTGTGTCTAGTCCAGGTGTGTCTAGTCCAGGTGTGTGTCTAG